In one Bacillota bacterium genomic region, the following are encoded:
- a CDS encoding ferritin-like domain-containing protein yields the protein MSAVSREGRGDEGTLTRRLEEAIRDEESAARMYGELARSVPGAADADILWSIRQDELKHRELLLHMLRRLSAGGAASTPR from the coding sequence GTGAGCGCCGTGTCCAGGGAGGGACGAGGCGACGAGGGGACGCTGACCCGCAGGCTGGAGGAGGCGATCCGTGACGAGGAGAGCGCGGCGCGCATGTACGGCGAGCTGGCAAGGTCCGTCCCCGGGGCCGCCGACGCCGACATCCTCTGGTCCATCCGGCAGGACGAGCTGAAGCACCGCGAGCTGCTCCTGCACATGCTTCGCCGGCTCTCCGCCGGCGGAGCCGCTTCTACCCCCCGGTAG
- a CDS encoding beta-ketoacyl-[acyl-carrier-protein] synthase family protein, with protein sequence MRRVVVTGLGAVTSLGLDVESSWEALLAGRSGAAPIASFDASALPVRFAAEVKGFDPLAYMDRRTARRSGRFAQMALAAARQALAWAGVEPGSDEIGVVVATSGGIWETGAQERRLQEGGAHAVDPFLVPRIAAHMAAARIGLELGLRGPNTTVNSACASGADAIGQALNLIRLGQTEAVLAGGSDTTVAPLALAALARLGALSRRNEEPERASRPFDAGRDGFVLAEGAGMLLLESEEHALRRGAPVLAELAGAGWSFDAADDTAPDADGQALAMRRALADAGADPAEVGFVKAHGTSTQLNDATESRAIHAVFGRRAAELPVTSFKGAMGHAACAAGAVEAVFTVLAVARGLIPPTANYEEPDPACDVRVVAGRPLERQVEAALANAFGLGGQNTALLFRRHPAAG encoded by the coding sequence CTGCGGCGGGTGGTGGTGACGGGCCTCGGCGCCGTCACCAGCCTCGGCCTCGACGTGGAGTCCAGCTGGGAGGCACTTCTGGCCGGCCGCTCGGGAGCGGCCCCCATCGCCTCCTTCGACGCCTCGGCGCTGCCGGTCCGCTTCGCCGCCGAGGTGAAGGGCTTCGACCCGCTGGCCTACATGGACCGGCGGACCGCACGGCGTTCGGGCCGTTTCGCCCAGATGGCGCTGGCGGCGGCCCGTCAGGCGCTGGCTTGGGCGGGCGTCGAGCCCGGCTCCGACGAGATCGGCGTGGTGGTCGCCACCTCCGGCGGGATCTGGGAGACCGGCGCCCAGGAGCGCCGCCTCCAGGAAGGGGGGGCGCACGCCGTCGACCCCTTCCTCGTCCCGCGCATCGCCGCGCACATGGCCGCCGCGCGCATCGGCCTGGAGCTCGGCCTGCGCGGGCCCAACACCACCGTCAACTCGGCCTGTGCCTCGGGCGCCGACGCCATCGGCCAGGCGCTCAACCTGATCCGCCTCGGCCAGACCGAGGCGGTGCTGGCCGGCGGCTCCGACACCACCGTGGCGCCGCTGGCGCTGGCCGCGCTGGCGCGGCTCGGCGCCCTCAGCCGCCGCAACGAGGAGCCCGAGCGCGCCTCGCGCCCCTTCGACGCCGGGCGCGACGGCTTCGTCCTGGCGGAGGGGGCGGGGATGCTCCTCCTGGAGAGCGAGGAGCACGCGCTGCGGCGGGGGGCGCCGGTCCTGGCCGAGCTGGCGGGGGCGGGATGGTCCTTCGACGCCGCCGACGATACCGCGCCCGACGCCGACGGGCAGGCGTTGGCCATGCGCCGCGCGCTGGCCGACGCGGGCGCCGACCCCGCCGAGGTGGGCTTCGTCAAGGCGCACGGCACCTCGACGCAGCTGAACGACGCCACCGAGAGCCGCGCCATCCACGCCGTCTTCGGCAGGCGCGCCGCCGAGCTCCCGGTCACTTCGTTCAAGGGGGCCATGGGTCACGCCGCCTGCGCGGCGGGCGCCGTCGAGGCCGTCTTCACCGTCCTCGCCGTGGCCCGCGGGCTCATCCCGCCCACCGCCAACTACGAGGAGCCCGACCCCGCCTGCGATGTCCGCGTGGTGGCCGGCCGGCCGCTGGAACGGCAGGTGGAGGCCGCCCTGGCCAACGCTTTCGGCCTGGGCGGCCAGAATACGGCGCTCCTCTTCCGCCGCCATCCCGCGGCCGGCTGA
- a CDS encoding ATP-dependent Clp protease ATP-binding subunit: protein MAVMPVCDRCGAARPLEVRPLARWVPLRVLRQFGAQNYAEAEVGLCGSCSRELRNLLAAWQQYNEFGGESLFDMLFATLHMALEPTPLLYQLRSFLAAVVRSLEERRRGEAGEARAAGEGRGPGDGRAEEPGEGAGEGAAGGPWAGGLPFGQGFMFLAGPGGPAAVPLGQRRAQAPSGVDDLVELARQGKLEPVVGRQREMRQLEDVLTRRTKNNAVLIGEAGVGKTAIVEGLAQRIAAGSVSAALRDRKILRLDLGSMLAGTKYRGEFEERFKRAMNAAQKEHAIVFIDELHTILGAGAAEGAMDAANMLKPLLARGELQVIGATTADEYHRTIENDAALDRRFSPIWVPEPSLDEAVEMLKALREREIAYYGGLPAPVHLEIPDETLEAAVRMAAQYVPERHLPDKAVDLLQDAIAHHVVETTAGGGGSGGRAPGEEIAELQRQIDEAVREQAFERAAELKRRRDALRQQSGQSLRITPEDIAEAVSRRTGIPVGRLSADEAEQLAKLEEILGRRVFGQPEAVQALARAVRAARSGLGKEKGAYAFFFLGPTGVGKTEMAKALAEALFGTEEALVAFDMSEYQEPHTISRLLGSPPGYVGYGEEGRLVKALKEHPYSILLFDEAEKAHPDIFNAFLQMMAEGRITGANGHTADASHAFLIFTSNVGSEELARETIGFRGDRAQAELDRQERAMRALRRAFRPEFLGRLDAIVVFHDLGPEEYRRVAEKFVRRLGERLAERYPGLRLEVTPRAIDRLVELGTAPETGARQMGRVVEREITDQLVDVERWLASGALRPPATLTVDVPEAGESAPEGMHVVIRGPEGVLGRAAVRE from the coding sequence ATGGCCGTCATGCCGGTCTGCGACCGTTGCGGTGCCGCGCGCCCGCTGGAGGTGCGCCCGCTGGCGCGCTGGGTGCCGCTGCGGGTACTGCGCCAGTTCGGGGCGCAGAACTACGCCGAGGCCGAGGTGGGCCTCTGCGGCTCCTGCTCGCGGGAGCTGCGCAACCTGCTGGCCGCCTGGCAGCAGTACAACGAGTTCGGCGGCGAGAGCCTCTTCGACATGCTCTTCGCCACCCTGCACATGGCGCTGGAGCCCACGCCGCTCCTCTACCAGCTGCGCTCGTTCCTGGCCGCGGTCGTCCGTTCGCTGGAGGAGCGCCGCCGCGGCGAGGCGGGGGAGGCGCGCGCCGCGGGCGAGGGCCGGGGCCCGGGCGACGGGCGCGCGGAGGAGCCGGGCGAGGGGGCCGGCGAGGGCGCGGCCGGCGGGCCCTGGGCGGGCGGGCTGCCCTTCGGCCAGGGCTTCATGTTCCTGGCGGGCCCCGGCGGTCCGGCGGCGGTCCCCCTGGGCCAGCGGAGGGCGCAGGCGCCCAGCGGCGTGGACGACCTGGTGGAGCTGGCCCGCCAGGGCAAGCTCGAGCCGGTGGTGGGCCGCCAGCGCGAGATGCGCCAGCTGGAGGACGTGCTCACCCGGCGGACCAAGAACAACGCCGTCCTCATCGGCGAGGCGGGCGTGGGCAAGACGGCCATCGTGGAGGGCCTGGCGCAGCGCATCGCCGCGGGGAGCGTCTCGGCCGCCCTGCGCGACCGCAAGATCCTGCGCCTGGACCTGGGCTCCATGCTGGCCGGGACCAAGTACCGCGGCGAGTTCGAAGAGCGCTTCAAGCGGGCCATGAACGCGGCCCAGAAGGAGCACGCCATCGTCTTCATCGACGAGCTCCACACCATCCTGGGGGCGGGGGCGGCCGAGGGCGCCATGGACGCCGCCAACATGCTCAAGCCGCTCCTCGCCCGGGGCGAGCTGCAGGTGATCGGGGCGACCACCGCCGACGAGTACCACCGTACCATCGAGAATGACGCCGCCCTCGACCGTCGCTTCAGCCCCATCTGGGTGCCCGAACCCAGCCTCGACGAGGCGGTGGAGATGCTGAAGGCCCTGCGCGAGCGGGAGATCGCCTACTACGGCGGACTGCCCGCGCCGGTCCACCTGGAGATCCCCGACGAGACGCTGGAGGCGGCGGTGCGCATGGCCGCGCAGTACGTGCCCGAGCGGCACCTGCCGGACAAGGCGGTCGACCTGCTCCAGGACGCCATCGCCCACCACGTGGTGGAGACCACCGCGGGCGGCGGGGGCTCGGGCGGACGGGCGCCGGGGGAGGAGATCGCCGAGCTGCAGCGCCAGATCGACGAGGCCGTGCGCGAGCAGGCCTTCGAACGCGCCGCGGAGCTGAAGCGGCGCCGGGACGCGCTGCGCCAGCAGAGCGGCCAGAGCCTGCGCATCACGCCGGAGGACATCGCCGAGGCGGTCTCGCGGCGGACCGGCATCCCGGTGGGACGCCTTTCGGCCGACGAGGCCGAGCAGCTGGCGAAGCTGGAGGAGATCCTGGGCCGGCGCGTCTTCGGACAGCCCGAGGCGGTGCAGGCGCTGGCCCGTGCCGTCCGCGCCGCCCGCTCCGGGCTGGGCAAGGAGAAGGGCGCCTACGCCTTCTTCTTTCTGGGACCCACCGGCGTGGGGAAGACGGAGATGGCCAAGGCGCTGGCCGAGGCGCTCTTCGGCACGGAGGAGGCGCTCGTCGCCTTCGACATGTCGGAGTACCAGGAGCCGCACACCATCTCGCGCCTCCTGGGAAGCCCGCCCGGCTACGTCGGCTACGGCGAGGAAGGCCGCCTGGTCAAGGCGCTGAAGGAGCACCCGTACTCGATCCTGCTCTTCGACGAGGCGGAGAAGGCGCATCCGGACATCTTCAACGCCTTCCTGCAGATGATGGCCGAAGGGCGGATCACCGGCGCCAACGGCCATACCGCCGACGCCTCGCACGCCTTCCTCATCTTCACCTCGAACGTGGGCAGCGAGGAGCTGGCGCGCGAGACCATCGGCTTCCGCGGCGACCGGGCGCAGGCGGAGTTGGACCGCCAGGAGCGGGCCATGCGGGCGCTCCGCCGCGCCTTCCGCCCCGAGTTCCTGGGGCGGCTGGACGCCATCGTGGTCTTCCACGACCTGGGGCCCGAAGAGTACCGGCGCGTGGCCGAGAAATTCGTCCGGCGGCTGGGCGAGCGGCTGGCGGAGCGCTACCCCGGCCTGCGCCTGGAGGTGACGCCGCGGGCCATCGATCGGCTGGTGGAGCTGGGCACGGCGCCGGAGACAGGCGCGCGGCAGATGGGCCGCGTCGTCGAGCGCGAGATCACCGACCAGCTGGTAGACGTGGAGCGCTGGCTTGCTTCGGGCGCCCTCCGGCCGCCCGCCACGCTGACGGTGGACGTGCCCGAGGCCGGGGAGAGCGCGCCGGAGGGGATGCACGTGGTCATCCGCGGTCCCGAGGGCGTCCTCGGCCGGGCCGCGGTGAGGGAGTGA
- a CDS encoding UDP-N-acetylmuramoyl-L-alanyl-D-glutamate--2,6-diaminopimelate ligase: MRHLVPLGELAGAAGAELRGDPLTPVRGVAFDSRAVEPGQLFACLPGLRADGHDFAPEAVRRGAAALLVERPLPLPLPQLLVRDARRALGRVAAAYWGHPGRRLRVAAVTGTNGKTTIAHLFAACAREAGQPAALVGTLGAWAGGRRLRGPGLTTPESADLQELLAAAEAAGDRWVSLEASSHGLALGRLEGTPVDIAILSQIRRDHFDFHGDFDSYRRAKLRLFTEAGRRDGAPALGAVLNADDPSTPWIAARVRAPLLLYGFSPRAHLRVEEVRELGWGRTLLRLRWRAPGELERHRLDGSAPGRLEVELGLPGRFNVTNALAAAGAALLAGFPAGAVVRALARARPPEGRVESVEMGQPFRVLVDFAHNPAALEALLELPPAPGGRRILVFGAEGGKDPGKRPLMGRAAAERADYVILTSDNPHQEEPEAIARQVERGLLEAAAHPPYEILLDRRKAIRRALELARPGDLVLVAGKGHEREIVGATGAVPFYDVQVVRELLAERAEAGETLLQPS, translated from the coding sequence GTGCGACACCTGGTACCGCTGGGGGAGCTGGCAGGGGCGGCGGGCGCCGAGCTGCGCGGCGACCCGCTGACGCCGGTGCGCGGCGTCGCCTTCGACTCGCGCGCCGTCGAGCCCGGGCAGCTCTTCGCCTGCCTGCCCGGCCTCCGCGCCGACGGCCACGACTTCGCCCCCGAGGCGGTGCGGCGGGGGGCGGCGGCGCTCCTGGTGGAGCGTCCCCTGCCCCTGCCGCTCCCCCAGCTGCTCGTCCGCGACGCGCGGCGCGCCCTGGGCCGGGTGGCGGCCGCCTACTGGGGCCACCCCGGGAGGCGGCTGCGGGTGGCCGCCGTCACCGGCACCAACGGCAAGACCACCATCGCCCACCTCTTCGCCGCCTGCGCGCGCGAGGCCGGCCAGCCCGCGGCGCTGGTCGGCACGCTGGGCGCCTGGGCCGGCGGCCGCCGGCTGCGCGGCCCCGGGCTGACCACGCCCGAGAGCGCCGACCTCCAGGAGCTGCTGGCGGCCGCGGAGGCGGCGGGCGACCGCTGGGTCAGCCTGGAGGCTTCCTCGCACGGGCTCGCGCTGGGACGCCTGGAGGGGACGCCGGTGGACATCGCCATCCTCTCGCAGATCCGCCGCGACCACTTCGACTTCCACGGCGACTTCGACAGCTACCGCCGCGCCAAGCTCCGCCTCTTCACCGAGGCCGGCCGCCGCGACGGCGCCCCCGCCCTCGGCGCCGTCCTCAACGCCGACGACCCCAGCACGCCCTGGATCGCCGCCCGGGTGCGGGCGCCGCTCCTCCTCTACGGCTTCTCCCCCCGCGCCCACCTGCGCGTCGAGGAGGTGCGCGAGCTGGGCTGGGGGCGGACGCTCCTCCGCCTGCGCTGGCGGGCGCCGGGCGAGCTGGAGCGCCACCGCCTGGACGGCTCGGCCCCCGGCCGCCTGGAGGTGGAGCTCGGCCTGCCCGGCCGCTTCAACGTGACCAACGCGCTGGCCGCGGCCGGGGCCGCCCTCCTGGCCGGCTTCCCCGCCGGGGCGGTCGTCCGCGCCCTCGCCCGCGCCCGGCCTCCCGAGGGCCGGGTGGAGAGCGTGGAGATGGGCCAGCCCTTCCGCGTGCTGGTCGACTTCGCCCACAATCCCGCCGCCCTGGAGGCGCTCCTGGAGCTGCCGCCCGCGCCCGGCGGGCGGCGCATCCTCGTCTTCGGCGCCGAGGGCGGCAAGGACCCCGGCAAGCGGCCGCTGATGGGCCGCGCCGCGGCGGAGCGGGCGGACTACGTCATCCTCACCTCGGACAACCCCCACCAGGAGGAGCCCGAGGCCATCGCCCGCCAGGTGGAGCGCGGCCTCCTGGAGGCGGCGGCCCACCCGCCCTACGAGATCCTGCTCGACCGGCGCAAGGCCATCCGCCGCGCGCTGGAGCTGGCCAGACCGGGCGACCTGGTCCTCGTCGCCGGCAAGGGGCACGAGCGCGAGATCGTCGGCGCCACCGGCGCCGTGCCCTTTTACGACGTGCAGGTGGTGCGCGAGCTGCTGGCGGAGCGGGCGGAGGCCGGCGAGACCCTCCTTCAGCCGAGCTGA
- a CDS encoding cupredoxin domain-containing protein, translating into MAPSRSAQGRPGVAARLGGALSPRLWRPGLTVSRREFLATVGLAVPALTLLAACGSIPANPGQTAAKTSTPAGNAGTTSAPKTITVTVPGEDYFDPFIVTANAGDTVQWSNKDSDAHAVVSVPDAPASIMLTLPANQSASFKFDKAGVYNYYCNVHADYDASIKRVKAHKDSSVFPVAMEGFIVVQGPELSQAAQQSATVTIPGKDLFQPYIVVLKQGGEVTWHNGDTDAHAVVAADNSFMLPVQGGQSVTHTFSSPGTYYYYCNVHADLDAKTHSAKAHEDASAYPVAMAGLIVVV; encoded by the coding sequence ATGGCTCCGTCGAGGAGCGCACAGGGCCGGCCGGGGGTGGCCGCGCGGCTGGGCGGCGCCCTCTCGCCCCGCCTCTGGAGGCCGGGGCTGACCGTCAGCCGGCGCGAGTTCCTGGCCACGGTGGGACTGGCCGTGCCCGCCCTCACCCTGCTGGCCGCCTGCGGCAGCATACCCGCCAACCCCGGTCAGACGGCCGCCAAGACGAGCACGCCGGCCGGTAACGCCGGTACGACCAGCGCGCCCAAGACCATCACTGTCACCGTCCCCGGCGAGGACTACTTCGATCCCTTCATCGTCACCGCCAACGCCGGCGATACCGTCCAATGGAGCAACAAGGACTCGGACGCGCACGCCGTCGTCTCCGTACCGGACGCCCCCGCCAGCATCATGCTGACGCTGCCCGCCAACCAGTCGGCTTCCTTCAAGTTCGACAAGGCGGGCGTCTACAACTACTACTGCAACGTCCACGCCGACTACGACGCCTCCATCAAGCGGGTCAAGGCGCACAAGGACTCCAGCGTCTTCCCCGTGGCCATGGAGGGCTTCATCGTGGTGCAGGGACCCGAGCTGAGCCAGGCCGCCCAGCAGAGCGCCACCGTGACGATCCCCGGCAAGGACCTCTTCCAGCCCTACATCGTGGTCCTGAAGCAGGGCGGAGAGGTCACCTGGCACAACGGCGACACCGACGCCCATGCCGTCGTGGCGGCCGACAACTCCTTCATGCTGCCCGTCCAGGGCGGGCAGTCGGTCACGCACACCTTCAGCAGCCCGGGGACCTACTACTACTACTGCAACGTCCACGCCGACCTGGACGCCAAGACGCACTCGGCCAAGGCGCACGAGGACGCCAGCGCCTATCCGGTGGCCATGGCCGGGCTGATCGTCGTCGTCTGA
- a CDS encoding helix-turn-helix transcriptional regulator encodes MRVDRCQQATQGEPVCPRFRRAAVLLGRRWTAEIIARLLAGPHRFREIRRGVPGLSDRLLSQRLKELEEEGLVVRHVDASTRPVQVAYALTERGRELVGAVDALHQWAHEWL; translated from the coding sequence ATGCGCGTGGACCGATGCCAGCAGGCGACGCAAGGGGAGCCCGTCTGCCCGCGTTTCCGCCGTGCCGCCGTCCTTCTCGGGCGCCGCTGGACGGCCGAGATCATCGCCCGGCTGCTTGCCGGCCCGCACCGCTTCCGGGAGATCCGCCGCGGTGTGCCGGGGCTGAGCGACCGCCTCCTCTCGCAGCGGCTGAAGGAGCTGGAGGAAGAAGGCCTCGTCGTCCGCCACGTCGACGCCTCCACCCGGCCGGTCCAGGTGGCCTATGCGCTGACCGAGCGCGGGAGGGAGCTGGTGGGCGCCGTCGATGCGCTCCACCAGTGGGCGCACGAGTGGCTCTGA